A genome region from Chloroflexota bacterium includes the following:
- a CDS encoding HAD family hydrolase, translating to MHRDLVDDLNGLIQVHASDDATGGLLTEVGVAAASALIARGQRGDLERAAATLAAAARHARSTDHRRSVALALLGLADTQIGVVDPISPSERIERTLQLAAALAPAEALPALAGYVERAGRMSEAVEIWQRLLTLPEPHTTSQFLQLAHLQEQAGDLAGALATYLRLLDAVPAHSDMMLVGQRIDALVPRLPAPSTAEQISIALLGNASMEQLRAHLVVECVRAGLRPAVYEAGFDQYTHTLLSPQSDLYAFAPDVTVLAIHASRLLPGIHDDPLTLSVAERRAEIDAAVGTVRGLLDAFSERCAGLLLLHTLVAPRHPVLGILDWRDDLGQTAAIHEVNGRLAQLVRDHYPNVHLVDEDRVQAGRGKDTATDARLWYAARMPWSAAVLTGLAQEYLRYIRPLKGLSRKCVVLDLDNTLWGGIIGEDGLSGIQLGSDAPGNAFVALQRELERLWRRGILLAVCSKNNEDEAWAVFDQHPDMVLKRSHFAAARINWRPKSENLRSLADELNLGLNSFVFLDDNPRECEEVHGALPQVLTVCLPPDPALYRETLLRLNVFDTLSLTQEDLDRNRLYAERRQRQELQAAAGDAASMEGYLASLGIIAEIAPAEALSIPRVAQLTNKTNQFNVTTRRYSEAQIVGVVERGWPVYALRVRDRFGDEGLVGVAILAPGDAGVWEIDTLLMSCRVIGRGVETALLAHIAAAARQAGASRLVGRFLPTGRNGLVSHLFEQHGFALAERGSAGAERWELDITTQQIAVPAWIDLRTPAPTL from the coding sequence GTGCATCGGGATCTCGTAGATGACCTGAACGGCCTGATCCAGGTCCACGCCTCGGACGACGCGACCGGCGGCCTGCTCACCGAAGTCGGCGTCGCGGCGGCATCCGCATTGATCGCTCGCGGCCAGCGTGGGGATCTTGAACGGGCCGCTGCCACACTCGCCGCTGCCGCCCGACACGCCCGATCAACGGACCACCGCAGGTCAGTGGCCCTCGCGCTGCTTGGCCTCGCCGACACTCAGATCGGCGTCGTAGACCCGATCAGCCCAAGCGAGCGTATCGAGCGAACCCTCCAGCTTGCCGCCGCGCTGGCGCCGGCGGAAGCGCTGCCCGCCCTGGCTGGGTACGTTGAGCGCGCAGGTCGGATGTCCGAGGCCGTCGAGATCTGGCAGCGGCTCCTCACTTTGCCGGAGCCGCATACGACCTCTCAGTTTCTCCAACTGGCCCACCTCCAGGAGCAGGCCGGCGACCTTGCGGGCGCGCTCGCTACCTATCTGCGCCTGCTCGACGCTGTGCCCGCGCACTCCGACATGATGCTCGTAGGACAGCGTATCGACGCCCTTGTCCCGCGGCTCCCGGCGCCCTCAACAGCCGAGCAGATCAGCATCGCGCTTCTCGGCAACGCGTCGATGGAACAGCTCCGCGCACATCTGGTCGTCGAATGTGTTCGGGCAGGCCTACGACCCGCGGTCTACGAGGCCGGATTCGACCAGTACACCCACACGCTCCTCAGCCCACAAAGCGATCTGTACGCATTCGCCCCGGACGTGACGGTCCTCGCGATCCACGCGAGTCGTCTGTTGCCGGGCATCCACGATGACCCGCTCACGCTTTCCGTCGCTGAGCGGCGGGCCGAGATCGACGCAGCGGTCGGGACGGTGCGCGGCCTTCTCGACGCCTTCTCAGAGCGCTGCGCCGGCCTGCTGCTGCTGCACACGCTGGTCGCGCCACGCCACCCGGTCCTCGGCATCCTGGACTGGCGTGACGATCTGGGGCAGACGGCTGCGATCCACGAAGTCAACGGACGCCTTGCGCAGCTCGTCCGCGACCACTATCCGAACGTCCACCTTGTCGATGAGGACCGGGTTCAAGCGGGCCGCGGCAAGGACACGGCCACTGACGCCCGACTCTGGTACGCCGCGCGAATGCCGTGGTCGGCGGCAGTTCTGACTGGTCTGGCCCAGGAGTACCTCCGCTACATCCGGCCGCTCAAAGGTCTGAGTCGCAAGTGCGTCGTGCTCGACCTGGACAACACCCTCTGGGGCGGAATCATCGGTGAGGATGGTCTGAGCGGCATTCAGCTTGGGTCGGATGCCCCAGGCAATGCGTTTGTGGCGCTGCAACGCGAGCTGGAACGGCTCTGGCGGCGTGGGATCTTGCTCGCAGTGTGCAGCAAGAACAACGAGGATGAGGCCTGGGCTGTCTTCGACCAGCACCCGGACATGGTGCTGAAGCGGTCACACTTCGCCGCCGCACGAATCAACTGGCGACCAAAGTCCGAGAACCTGCGCAGCCTTGCCGACGAGCTGAATCTCGGTTTGAACAGCTTTGTCTTCCTGGACGACAACCCACGCGAGTGCGAAGAGGTTCACGGGGCGCTGCCCCAGGTGTTGACCGTCTGCCTCCCGCCGGATCCAGCGCTGTACCGCGAGACGCTCCTCCGCCTGAACGTCTTCGACACACTCAGTCTGACCCAGGAAGACCTCGATCGCAACCGCCTGTACGCCGAGCGCCGTCAGCGACAGGAACTTCAGGCCGCGGCCGGCGACGCCGCTTCGATGGAGGGCTATCTCGCCAGTCTCGGCATCATCGCGGAGATCGCGCCCGCCGAGGCCTTGTCGATCCCGCGTGTCGCCCAGCTCACGAACAAGACGAACCAGTTCAACGTGACGACCCGCCGCTACAGCGAAGCCCAGATCGTCGGAGTGGTCGAGCGCGGCTGGCCGGTCTATGCCCTGCGCGTGCGTGACCGATTCGGCGACGAGGGATTGGTCGGCGTGGCGATCCTCGCGCCGGGGGACGCAGGCGTTTGGGAGATCGACACCCTGCTGATGAGCTGTCGCGTGATTGGGCGAGGCGTAGAGACGGCGTTGCTGGCGCACATTGCCGCCGCCGCCCGCCAGGCTGGAGCGTCCCGACTCGTTGGACGTTTCCTGCCGACCGGCCGGAACGGCCTGGTGAGCCACCTGTTCGAGCAGCACGGTTTCGCCCTTGCCGAGCGGGGGAGCGCCGGCGCCGAGCGCTGGGAGTTGGACATTACGACACAGCAGATCGCGGTCCCGGCCTGGATCGATCTGCGAACCCCCGCCCCCACGCTGTAG
- a CDS encoding XRE family transcriptional regulator, with protein MHKASEVESFGGLLRACRLALGLTQEALAERSSVSVRSIQSFEADGARPRTDTARQLADALELSPERRTQFDAAAAPAPRRIGRRRRMASDGALADVGPAESALGPPAELAAARQHRGLVALPGSSQGNLPRPLSSLLGREADLVAIRGLIGTAHERLVTLTGVGGSGKTLLAIHAAAALSDLFADGVWLVELGPIADPSLVSVEVAAALGVREALGTRLLDALRGVLRRKRLLLLLDNCEHLIDACATLAERLLTACPSLVMLATSREPLRVAGERRWRVEPLQTPERSAPPDVLADYPSVRLFVERARAAEPGFALTPENAVAVTSICRRLDGIPLAIELAAARVGVLAVEQLDARLDDCFRLLVGGARAGPARQRTMRATLDWSYDLLEPSDQVVFGRLAVFAGGCDLEAAEAVVRGDVSRTVASPTAHEAPRPEYGSPPFDTLATLGRLVDKSLVVVERLPATTRYRLLEPIRQYAGELVAHRDDGETVRARHANWYLALAERAAPALRGPAQVGWLSRLAADQDNLRVALHWAAGHGDATRLARLAIALAPWWEVWGALSEGRHWFSVAMSMAGRLSGDLRARLLLGAGRLAFWQVDLEAAATQLRASLDAARGVDDLPGVAAAITWLGAARGAQGAFDAAHLLLDDGMAMHELLGDAWGVAWAKCNLGRCLGNRGTATRDQSDFAQAATVLEESVRQFRALGDIRFGAVAETYLGIALLRLGERERSAVALKAGLEAMWAVGDRAYLLPSLTTLALVAALTGQPDRSARLLGGVEAVAEALGATLAPVNRVTRDEVLAVIRTHLDPSTLDVNREAGRALAIHQVMVEALAVADEAATAGVAC; from the coding sequence ATGCACAAGGCGAGCGAGGTCGAGTCCTTCGGGGGACTCCTCCGCGCGTGCCGACTGGCGCTCGGCCTGACTCAGGAAGCCCTGGCCGAGCGGTCGAGTGTCAGCGTCCGCAGCATTCAGTCCTTCGAGGCAGACGGCGCACGGCCTCGGACCGACACGGCGCGACAACTGGCCGACGCGTTGGAGCTCTCGCCGGAGCGGCGCACCCAGTTCGATGCCGCCGCGGCGCCAGCACCACGGCGCATCGGTCGTCGCCGACGCATGGCGTCCGATGGGGCGCTCGCGGACGTCGGCCCAGCCGAGAGCGCGCTCGGTCCGCCGGCCGAGCTTGCTGCCGCTCGGCAGCATCGCGGGCTGGTGGCGTTGCCCGGATCATCTCAAGGCAATCTGCCTCGACCGCTCAGCAGCCTGCTTGGGCGCGAGGCCGACCTCGTGGCGATTCGAGGGTTGATCGGGACGGCACACGAGCGGCTGGTGACGCTGACCGGCGTCGGGGGGTCCGGCAAGACCCTGCTGGCGATTCACGCGGCAGCGGCGTTGTCGGACTTGTTCGCCGACGGCGTCTGGCTGGTGGAACTGGGTCCGATTGCCGACCCCTCGCTGGTCTCGGTGGAGGTTGCGGCGGCGCTCGGGGTGCGTGAAGCGCTGGGCACGCGGCTGCTCGATGCGCTGCGAGGGGTTCTGCGTCGGAAGCGCCTGCTGCTGCTGCTGGACAATTGCGAGCACCTGATAGACGCGTGTGCAACGCTGGCAGAGCGCTTGCTGACGGCCTGCCCCTCGCTGGTGATGCTTGCGACGAGCCGCGAGCCGCTGCGCGTGGCCGGGGAGCGGCGGTGGCGGGTTGAGCCGCTCCAGACCCCGGAGCGGTCAGCCCCGCCCGACGTCCTGGCGGACTATCCGTCCGTCAGATTGTTCGTGGAGCGGGCGCGAGCCGCCGAGCCGGGCTTCGCTCTCACGCCCGAGAACGCCGTGGCCGTCACCAGCATTTGCCGGCGGTTGGACGGCATCCCGCTCGCCATCGAACTGGCGGCGGCCCGTGTGGGGGTACTCGCTGTCGAGCAGCTCGACGCGCGCCTGGACGACTGTTTCCGGCTGCTGGTGGGCGGTGCGCGGGCCGGCCCGGCCCGCCAGCGGACGATGCGCGCCACGCTGGACTGGAGCTACGACCTGCTCGAGCCGTCAGACCAGGTGGTCTTTGGCCGGCTGGCCGTGTTCGCGGGCGGCTGCGACCTGGAGGCCGCCGAGGCTGTTGTTCGCGGCGACGTGTCCAGAACGGTGGCTTCTCCGACCGCGCACGAGGCGCCGCGGCCTGAGTATGGCAGCCCGCCGTTCGACACGCTCGCCACGCTCGGGAGGCTTGTCGACAAGTCGCTCGTGGTCGTAGAACGGCTGCCCGCGACCACGCGCTATCGATTGTTGGAACCCATACGCCAGTATGCAGGCGAGCTCGTCGCGCACCGCGACGATGGCGAAACCGTGCGCGCGCGCCACGCGAACTGGTACCTCGCGCTCGCGGAGCGGGCTGCGCCAGCATTGCGCGGGCCAGCGCAGGTCGGGTGGCTGAGCCGTCTCGCAGCCGACCAGGACAATCTCCGGGTCGCACTGCATTGGGCCGCCGGGCACGGCGATGCGACGCGTCTTGCGCGCCTGGCCATCGCCCTGGCGCCATGGTGGGAGGTGTGGGGAGCGCTGAGCGAGGGACGGCACTGGTTCAGTGTCGCAATGTCGATGGCCGGCCGACTGTCAGGCGACTTGCGAGCCCGACTCCTGCTCGGAGCTGGACGCCTGGCGTTCTGGCAAGTCGATCTTGAGGCTGCCGCGACGCAGCTGCGGGCGAGCCTTGATGCGGCGCGCGGGGTTGACGATCTTCCCGGCGTCGCCGCTGCGATCACCTGGCTGGGGGCGGCGCGCGGCGCCCAGGGGGCGTTCGACGCGGCTCATCTCCTGCTCGACGATGGGATGGCGATGCACGAGCTGCTGGGTGACGCCTGGGGCGTCGCCTGGGCGAAGTGCAACCTGGGCCGATGCCTTGGCAATCGAGGCACCGCCACGCGAGACCAGTCGGACTTCGCTCAGGCCGCGACGGTGCTCGAGGAAAGCGTCCGGCAGTTCCGTGCGCTGGGCGACATCCGGTTTGGCGCTGTCGCCGAGACCTACCTCGGTATCGCCCTGCTGCGGCTGGGCGAACGGGAGCGGTCGGCGGTAGCGCTCAAGGCCGGCCTGGAAGCGATGTGGGCGGTGGGCGACCGGGCGTACCTGCTCCCGAGCCTGACCACGCTGGCCCTGGTGGCTGCGCTCACCGGGCAGCCGGACCGGTCGGCCCGGCTCCTTGGCGGCGTTGAGGCCGTCGCAGAAGCCCTCGGGGCGACGCTGGCCCCGGTGAATCGCGTCACGCGGGACGAGGTGCTCGCGGTCATTCGCACGCACCTGGACCCGTCAACACTCGACGTGAACCGCGAGGCGGGGCGTGCGTTGGCGATCCATCAGGTGATGGTCGAAGCGTTGGCGGTCGCCGACGAGGCCGCGACCGCCGGGGTGGCCTGCTGA
- a CDS encoding alpha/beta hydrolase, with amino-acid sequence MPGTANGDVAYGQTTIPVGIRSRFVDNNNGITMHVLEAGFEEPGRPLVLLMHGYPELAYSWRKVMLPLAAAGYHVVAPDHRGYGRSGGTDVTFDDSLWPWRPMERVRDTLGLVYALGYRSVAMIVGHDFGSAVSAWSTLIRPDVFRSMLLMTAPFEGAPVFPFNTANEPPKPPAPAGPTVHDDLAALPRPRKHYHWYNARREANDEWVNAKQGIHDFLRAYYHVKSADWKGNHPHPLADFSAAELAKMPRYYILDLDKTMPENVALDMPTSEEIAANQWLTEEELRVCSDEYTRTGFQGGLNSYRLQTDPAFSAELRLYAGRTIDVPSLFVSGTSDWGVYQRAGRLEAMRDEICTDLRGIHLLEGAGHWVQQEQPEAVSRLMLEFLQGQNT; translated from the coding sequence ATGCCAGGAACCGCCAACGGCGATGTTGCTTACGGCCAGACGACCATTCCCGTCGGGATACGCTCCCGATTCGTGGACAACAACAACGGCATCACGATGCACGTGCTGGAGGCCGGCTTCGAGGAGCCTGGGCGGCCGCTGGTGCTCCTGATGCACGGCTATCCGGAGCTGGCGTACAGCTGGCGCAAGGTGATGTTGCCGCTGGCTGCCGCCGGCTACCACGTCGTCGCGCCGGATCATCGTGGCTACGGGCGCAGCGGCGGGACCGACGTCACCTTCGACGACAGCCTCTGGCCGTGGCGGCCGATGGAGCGTGTGCGCGACACCCTCGGGCTGGTCTACGCACTCGGGTATCGCAGCGTGGCGATGATCGTGGGGCACGATTTCGGCTCGGCAGTCTCAGCCTGGTCGACGCTGATCCGCCCGGACGTCTTCCGCTCGATGCTGCTGATGACGGCGCCGTTCGAGGGCGCGCCGGTGTTCCCCTTCAACACGGCGAACGAACCGCCGAAGCCCCCGGCTCCGGCCGGCCCGACCGTCCATGACGACCTGGCGGCGCTGCCGCGACCGCGCAAGCACTACCACTGGTACAACGCGCGGCGCGAGGCGAACGACGAGTGGGTCAACGCGAAGCAGGGCATCCACGATTTCCTGCGCGCCTACTATCATGTGAAGAGTGCGGACTGGAAGGGGAACCATCCCCACCCGCTGGCCGACTTCAGCGCTGCCGAGCTTGCGAAGATGCCCCGCTACTACATCTTGGACCTCGACAAGACGATGCCCGAGAACGTCGCCCTGGACATGCCCACGTCCGAGGAGATCGCCGCGAACCAGTGGCTGACCGAGGAAGAGCTTCGCGTCTGCTCTGACGAGTACACGCGCACCGGGTTCCAGGGCGGCCTCAACTCGTACCGCCTGCAAACGGACCCGGCATTCAGTGCCGAGTTGCGCCTGTACGCCGGGCGCACCATCGACGTGCCATCGTTGTTCGTCAGCGGCACCAGCGACTGGGGCGTCTACCAGCGAGCCGGGCGGCTGGAGGCGATGCGCGACGAGATCTGCACCGATCTGCGCGGCATCCACCTGCTGGAAGGGGCCGGCCACTGGGTCCAGCAAGAGCAACCAGAGGCCGTCAGCCGCCTGATGCTGGAGTTCCTGCAGGGGCAGAACACCTGA
- a CDS encoding ATP-dependent 6-phosphofructokinase, translating to MRVGILTGGGDVPGLNPCIKAVVTRAEERGWEVVGIRRGWAGLLHFNPDDDETARSEWIGPLTQRNVRTIDRYGGTHLHTSRTNPQRVRPAEVPAFLQSTFTLAEGASRVDCTAHVLRVLDYLGIDTLIPIGGDDTLSFAARLHAEGFRVVAIPKTMDNDVFGTDYCIGFSTAVTRSVDFIHALRTPTGSHERIAVVELFGRNSGETALISAYLADVDRAIISEVPFDVERLAKMLLEDRKRNPSNYAIVAISEGASMLGGQVVEYGQEDAYGHRKLGGIGTIVGEAIRQLTGVDIVNQQLAYLMRAGAPDSLDRMVATSFGSLAVQQIEQGHSGRMVALQNGVYTTVPVDTPTQGTKRVDVGELYDSERYRPKMAHLLGKPMFLS from the coding sequence ATGCGCGTCGGTATTTTGACGGGCGGCGGTGACGTGCCCGGGCTGAATCCCTGCATCAAGGCCGTGGTCACCCGAGCAGAAGAACGGGGCTGGGAAGTCGTCGGGATCCGGCGCGGGTGGGCCGGCCTGCTGCACTTCAATCCTGACGACGACGAAACCGCACGGAGCGAGTGGATCGGGCCGCTGACGCAGCGCAACGTTCGTACGATCGATCGGTACGGCGGCACCCATCTGCACACGTCGCGGACCAACCCGCAGCGTGTGCGGCCGGCCGAGGTGCCGGCCTTCCTGCAGTCCACCTTCACGCTGGCCGAGGGGGCGTCGCGCGTCGACTGTACGGCGCACGTCCTGCGCGTCCTCGACTACCTGGGCATCGACACGCTGATCCCCATCGGCGGCGACGACACCCTCTCGTTCGCGGCGCGCCTGCACGCCGAGGGCTTCCGGGTCGTCGCCATTCCGAAGACGATGGACAACGACGTCTTCGGCACCGACTACTGCATCGGGTTCAGCACGGCGGTCACCCGAAGCGTGGACTTCATCCACGCGCTCCGCACCCCAACTGGCAGCCACGAGCGCATCGCCGTGGTCGAGCTGTTCGGGCGGAACAGCGGCGAGACGGCGCTGATCTCCGCGTACCTCGCCGACGTCGACCGGGCCATCATCAGCGAGGTGCCGTTCGACGTGGAGCGCCTGGCGAAGATGCTGCTCGAAGACCGCAAGCGGAATCCGAGCAACTACGCGATTGTCGCGATCTCCGAGGGCGCGTCGATGCTCGGCGGGCAGGTGGTCGAGTACGGCCAGGAGGATGCCTACGGACACCGCAAGCTCGGCGGCATCGGCACGATTGTCGGGGAGGCGATCCGCCAGCTCACTGGCGTGGACATCGTGAACCAGCAGCTCGCCTACCTGATGCGGGCGGGCGCCCCCGACTCCCTTGACCGGATGGTTGCGACGTCGTTCGGCAGCCTCGCGGTCCAGCAGATCGAGCAAGGGCACAGCGGGCGGATGGTCGCGCTGCAGAACGGCGTCTACACGACCGTTCCCGTCGATACGCCGACGCAGGGCACCAAGCGCGTCGACGTGGGCGAGCTGTACGACTCGGAGCGGTACCGGCCGAAGATGGCGCACCTGCTCGGCAAGCCGATGTTCCTGTCCTGA
- the mutL gene encoding DNA mismatch repair endonuclease MutL has protein sequence MIRKLPPAIAARIAAGEVVERPASVVKELVENAIDAGARRIVVEIEGGGLDLIRIADDGGGIDVADLPLAFERHATSKLTTDADLERIATLGFRGEALPSVAAVADLDCLTRTLDEPHGWLLQIRGGTRAEPTPATRQPGTTMSVRNLFGDLPARRKFLRGRTGENGQIVGHMTNVALSRPGIAFIVKLDGRQVLETLGDGDLEAAVVAVHGKRVAGQLVSIVPDVEDGRGLVEVRGCLGWGTATLPTRAGLTLLVNGRWVQSRALGYAVDEAYRTLVQVGRFPIAVLDIWVPPGDVDVNVHPRKSEVRLIHERAVFGAVQRAIRRTLSGQIGPRPTSLLAADDEGASGDDGEAWTSGLRVLGQAGATYIIAEGRAGVYLVDQHAAHERVLLEQIERGGHDGESRQLLLEPLTLSLPSRVAAVARDHLDEIDALGYTAEPFGDDTLLVRAVPAELARALAEGLASGDPFGMLRSALESIADEAPPTDWRHRLATLYACHGAVRAGDSLSTEEMLGLLEQLGEAELCHVCSHGRPTAILLSHHQLAREFGRPT, from the coding sequence ATGATTCGCAAGCTGCCGCCCGCCATCGCGGCGCGGATCGCGGCCGGCGAGGTGGTCGAGCGGCCCGCGTCCGTCGTCAAAGAGCTGGTCGAGAACGCCATCGACGCCGGCGCGCGGCGAATCGTCGTCGAGATCGAGGGTGGCGGCCTCGACCTGATCCGGATCGCCGACGATGGCGGCGGCATCGACGTGGCCGACTTGCCGCTCGCCTTCGAGCGGCACGCCACCAGCAAGCTGACGACGGACGCCGACCTTGAGCGTATCGCCACGTTGGGATTTCGGGGCGAGGCGCTGCCGAGCGTGGCGGCAGTGGCAGACCTGGACTGCCTGACGCGCACGCTCGATGAGCCGCACGGGTGGCTGCTCCAGATTCGTGGCGGCACGCGCGCCGAGCCGACGCCGGCCACCCGCCAGCCCGGCACCACGATGTCGGTCCGCAACCTGTTCGGCGATCTGCCGGCCCGCCGGAAGTTCCTGCGCGGCAGGACCGGCGAGAACGGCCAGATCGTCGGGCACATGACGAACGTGGCCCTGAGCCGACCGGGCATCGCTTTCATCGTCAAGCTCGACGGGCGGCAGGTGCTTGAGACGCTCGGCGACGGCGACCTTGAGGCGGCGGTGGTCGCCGTCCACGGCAAGCGCGTGGCTGGGCAACTGGTCAGCATCGTGCCCGACGTCGAGGACGGGCGCGGTCTGGTCGAGGTGCGCGGCTGCCTGGGCTGGGGCACGGCCACGCTGCCGACCCGGGCCGGCCTGACGCTGCTGGTCAACGGCCGATGGGTCCAGAGTCGCGCGCTCGGCTACGCCGTAGACGAAGCGTACCGCACCCTGGTGCAGGTTGGGCGATTTCCCATCGCCGTGCTCGACATCTGGGTGCCGCCCGGCGATGTGGACGTCAACGTCCATCCACGCAAGAGCGAGGTCCGCCTCATCCATGAGCGGGCCGTGTTCGGCGCGGTCCAGCGGGCGATCCGTCGCACGCTGTCTGGCCAGATCGGCCCACGCCCCACCAGCCTTCTGGCGGCGGACGACGAGGGCGCGAGCGGCGATGATGGCGAGGCCTGGACCTCAGGGCTGCGGGTGCTTGGTCAGGCCGGCGCGACGTACATCATCGCCGAGGGGCGGGCCGGCGTCTACCTGGTCGATCAGCACGCCGCCCACGAGCGGGTGCTGCTGGAGCAGATCGAACGCGGCGGCCACGATGGCGAGAGCCGCCAGTTGCTGCTGGAGCCGTTGACGCTCTCGCTGCCGTCGCGCGTGGCGGCCGTTGCGCGGGATCACCTGGATGAGATCGATGCGCTCGGCTACACCGCCGAGCCGTTCGGAGACGACACGCTGCTGGTGCGGGCCGTGCCGGCCGAGCTTGCCCGCGCGCTGGCGGAGGGTCTGGCTTCTGGCGATCCGTTCGGCATGCTGCGCTCGGCGCTGGAGAGCATCGCGGACGAAGCGCCGCCGACTGACTGGCGACATCGCCTCGCGACGCTCTACGCCTGCCATGGGGCGGTGCGGGCTGGCGACTCGCTCTCGACAGAAGAGATGCTCGGCCTGCTGGAGCAGCTTGGCGAAGCCGAGCTGTGCCACGTCTGCTCGCATGGCCGCCCGACGGCGATCTTGCTCTCGCACCACCAGCTTGCCCGCGAGTTCGGCCGGCCCACCTGA